Proteins found in one Stigmatella erecta genomic segment:
- a CDS encoding DUF6310 domain-containing protein, which produces MVAICLLSQPYIVVGAVVVIGTVVVAAAIQEELEAHSRRRGAYPEETEGSLEAAEAGLRTRSSRREALAAGKSKPGGQGGDWFPPGPKEPLAPAERRPECVPRRVPPKGGHPLHNRCADHVPFNAFRGANALVNGKAFDALQSTTRTLWEVKTDNFDAYTPDLRAIVIKKQVAELQRERELAQACGFGFRVGVRDAGHKAALELAAPALEELIAVMDWC; this is translated from the coding sequence ATGGTGGCCATTTGCCTTCTGTCGCAGCCGTACATCGTAGTGGGTGCCGTGGTGGTCATCGGCACCGTGGTGGTGGCTGCCGCCATCCAAGAGGAACTGGAGGCGCATTCGCGGAGACGGGGCGCTTATCCTGAGGAGACTGAGGGAAGCCTGGAGGCGGCGGAGGCTGGGCTTCGAACGAGATCCTCCAGGAGGGAAGCCCTGGCGGCCGGAAAGTCCAAGCCGGGGGGGCAAGGCGGGGACTGGTTTCCTCCTGGGCCGAAGGAACCCTTGGCCCCGGCGGAGCGCCGCCCGGAGTGCGTCCCCCGACGGGTACCACCCAAGGGAGGGCATCCATTGCACAACAGGTGCGCCGACCATGTGCCTTTCAACGCTTTCCGAGGCGCCAACGCGCTTGTCAATGGCAAGGCCTTCGACGCGCTGCAGTCCACCACGCGCACGCTCTGGGAGGTCAAGACCGACAACTTCGATGCATACACGCCAGACCTTCGGGCCATCGTGATCAAAAAGCAGGTGGCCGAATTGCAGCGCGAGCGTGAGCTGGCCCAAGCTTGTGGATTCGGCTTTCGAGTCGGTGTACGCGACGCCGGGCACAAAGCCGCGCTCGAACTCGCCGCCCCCGCCCTCGAAGAACTCATCGCCGTCATGGACTGGTGCTGA
- a CDS encoding DUF5953 family protein, producing MPATQENELALIVYAPALVGDDGRPLDVVHGMERVLPGVHLGWMVSGEGQRMALSDRDAWVTQETADGGFPLLRSGDDAFRVTVTGWESPAGSSPGGRAQLEVHAVLPLHAEGIAAAGAVLESIGENVRAFWGHATPFRAGVEIARQTQSGSANARPPPKGLPALKRPWDIRSPEIPMRLGWLNYWPAAAARTLGFPDPARDAELLSRSRRTASGGWLVQLTEMPLDLDDPTHVEELLRTYERFPKIGGRAPSR from the coding sequence ATGCCGGCCACGCAAGAAAATGAACTTGCCTTGATCGTCTATGCTCCCGCGCTCGTGGGCGATGATGGACGCCCCTTAGACGTGGTCCATGGCATGGAACGCGTGCTGCCTGGCGTGCACTTGGGGTGGATGGTTTCCGGCGAGGGACAGCGCATGGCTCTATCGGATCGCGACGCATGGGTCACCCAGGAGACGGCGGACGGCGGTTTTCCTCTCCTCCGCAGTGGCGATGACGCCTTCCGCGTGACGGTGACAGGCTGGGAAAGCCCGGCAGGAAGCTCGCCAGGGGGGAGGGCTCAGCTCGAAGTCCACGCGGTGCTGCCTCTGCACGCGGAGGGCATCGCCGCGGCGGGGGCCGTGCTGGAGAGCATTGGGGAAAACGTGCGTGCGTTCTGGGGGCATGCGACGCCGTTCCGGGCAGGGGTGGAGATCGCACGTCAGACCCAGAGCGGATCAGCGAATGCGCGGCCGCCTCCCAAAGGTCTCCCGGCACTCAAACGTCCGTGGGACATCCGCTCTCCGGAGATTCCGATGCGGCTGGGGTGGCTGAACTACTGGCCGGCCGCTGCCGCGCGGACCCTTGGCTTTCCGGATCCGGCACGCGACGCGGAGTTACTCTCGCGGTCGCGGCGCACGGCGTCAGGCGGGTGGTTGGTCCAACTCACGGAAATGCCCTTGGACCTTGATGACCCCACGCACGTGGAGGAGCTCTTGCGTACCTATGAACGCTTCCCGAAGATTGGCGGGCGTGCCCCTTCCCGTTGA
- a CDS encoding Ig-like domain-containing protein, with protein MKPHWSFSSRLLSAPVQALCLAVGVLSASCAQEAALPEQVSVPVMDAPAVASSALVGVDGDLTVSAADTRLNEYAVLDAAAAAGATSFVVDDIGNLASPQFGALAAGDLLMIIQMQGATIGADTTSSAFGAVTALNGAGLYELVTVGSISGDTITVSTAGCSGLRNSYAAGAGTQVVRVPQLASLTINAGASVVARAWNGATGGVVALQVQNAMTVNGLLSASAAGFRGGAVDNDAITNVVTYASTSSNDGAEKGESIAGYKAAYDLVGGRYARGAAANGGGGGNAHNAGGGGGANGDNTRDWSGQGVMSSSVTGAAAWTLDPAYAANGNALTDSSGGGRGGYTFSANDFDALVFAPGFGGWNGDYRREVGGLGGRPVSNDPATRLFLGGGGGAGDGNNLASGPGGNGGGIVWVVADVVTGSGTITSNGQNGGNTTLAPYNDSAGGAGAGGTVVVAARALSGVSLFAQGGKGGDQLIEVTEAEGPGGGGGGGYIAISGGTVPRDVSGGVSGTTRSPALAEFPVNGATYGATGQLGAAVAALPLCLPSDLAITVTDGQTSVEQGQPLTYTLTVTNNGPNAVSGAAVSDTFPSALTGVSWTCAPAAACSAPSGTGNIQDVLVSLPSGGSAVFTVTGTVSPTATGTLTNTATVTSPASNVDPVPANNSATDTTTITAASSADLQVSIGDSPDPVVAGGPLTYTVNVTNNGPNPASTVTATVNLPPGAVFVGATGTGWTCSEAGGVVTCTRPSLGTGAAPPITVNVTAPTTPGSITATSTVSTTTPDPVAGNNSASQSTTVTAANTPPVANDDTLTVVRGSGATVVPVLANDTDADPGTVLTVTAVTQPPNGTVTLVGGVVSYTPAPGFTGTDTFTYTISDGNGGTDTATVTVTVNPPANNPPVANDDSLSVGANSGGTVVNVLANDTDPEGSPLTVTAVTQPPNGTVTLVGGVVTYTPNPGFSGTDTFTYTVSDGNGGTDTATVTVTVAPPGNVPPTAVDDSISVPGSSGGTVVPVLANDTDPDTGNTLTVTAVTQPPNGTVTLVGGVVTYTPNPGFVGTDTFTYTISDGQGGTDTATVTVTVGNNPPVANDDAVTVGAGSTGTVVDVLGNDTTAPDTGETLTVTAVTQPANGTVTLVNGVVTYTPNPGFTGTDTFTYTVTDSHGGTDTATVTVTVANTPPVATDDAVTVGVNSGGTVVDVLANDSDPDGSPLTVTAVTQPANGTVTLVNGVVTYTPNPGFTGTDTFTYTVSDGNGGFDTATVTVTVANTPPVANDDAVTVVVDSGPVTVPVLANDTDADPGTVLTVTEYTQPANGTVTIVDGVATYTPNPGFIGTDTFTYTVSDGNGGFDTATVTVTVAPPNSPPVGNDDTFEVYPGSGPTELPVLDNDSSGPDEGETLTVIEVTQPENGTVTLENGVVRYQPKPGFMGTDTFTYTVSDGNGGTDVVTVTVNVGFGDDIRVVGRGCASSGTGTLVPLALLLLALPLLRRRSFRGLVGMGGLLSVLAAVFIPAPAMAQDSQGIDVQQYKPGPGSKDVLGLHSAQIAPHLGWNLGLSINYARNPLNFLRPSTDEFIYNLVRHQYTLDLMGSISLFDRLELGVAVPLTLQKEQSSDSFSPLLGEAIDTTGLGDLRLVPKLRLLSTDGGLHLAVVVPVILPTSGGNEFRGRGAVAAFPRLVGEWSSDEGTRIIANAGVNLQSRETFRNLSVGNEFAYGAGVEVPFHISDHKLAAEATIAGALGLKDADTEERPLEVLGALKYFFSEQLTAHVGAGPGLTRGYGTPGFRILAGVNWTAKPPEKPVQVDSDGDGLMDHEDRCPNEPEDKDGFQDEDGCPDPDNDQDTIPDVADKCPNEPETVNGFEDVDGCPDEVPPPADSDGDGLTDDKDRCPNAPEDKDGFQDEDGCPDPDNDKDGIPDTADKCINEPEVINGVNDEDGCPDEGKVNVRVEGKKFFILQKVHFATNKDVILERSFSLLKQVAAVLRANPQLTKVRVEGHTDSQGSDAFNMDLSDRRAKSVRKYLIEKENIAAERLEAVGYGETQPVDTNATAAGRENNRRVIFTILEQSGE; from the coding sequence GTGAAGCCGCATTGGAGTTTCTCATCCCGCCTCTTGTCCGCGCCCGTGCAGGCCCTGTGCCTGGCCGTGGGCGTCCTGAGCGCCTCGTGCGCCCAGGAGGCTGCTCTTCCCGAGCAGGTCTCGGTCCCCGTGATGGACGCCCCCGCCGTGGCCAGCTCCGCCCTGGTGGGCGTGGACGGCGACCTGACCGTCAGCGCGGCCGACACGCGGCTCAACGAGTACGCGGTGCTCGACGCCGCTGCCGCCGCGGGCGCCACGAGCTTCGTGGTGGACGACATCGGCAACCTCGCCAGCCCTCAGTTCGGTGCCCTGGCGGCCGGCGACCTGCTGATGATCATCCAGATGCAGGGTGCCACCATCGGCGCGGACACCACCTCTTCGGCGTTTGGCGCCGTCACGGCGCTCAATGGCGCGGGGCTCTACGAGCTCGTCACGGTGGGCTCCATCTCCGGCGACACCATCACCGTCAGCACGGCCGGCTGCAGCGGGCTGCGCAACAGCTACGCGGCCGGGGCCGGGACGCAGGTGGTGCGCGTGCCGCAGCTGGCCAGCCTCACCATCAACGCGGGGGCCAGCGTGGTGGCCCGTGCCTGGAATGGCGCCACGGGCGGTGTCGTCGCGCTGCAGGTGCAGAACGCGATGACGGTCAACGGCCTTCTGAGCGCGAGCGCGGCGGGCTTCCGGGGCGGGGCGGTGGACAATGACGCCATCACCAACGTCGTGACCTACGCCTCCACCTCCAGCAATGACGGCGCGGAGAAGGGCGAGAGCATCGCCGGCTACAAGGCCGCCTACGACCTCGTGGGGGGCCGGTACGCCCGCGGCGCGGCGGCCAACGGCGGCGGCGGCGGCAACGCCCACAACGCGGGCGGCGGCGGCGGCGCCAACGGCGACAACACCAGGGACTGGTCTGGCCAGGGCGTCATGAGCAGCTCGGTCACCGGGGCCGCGGCGTGGACGCTGGATCCGGCCTATGCCGCGAACGGCAACGCGCTGACGGACTCCTCGGGTGGCGGCCGCGGTGGTTACACCTTCTCGGCCAACGACTTCGATGCGCTCGTCTTCGCTCCGGGCTTCGGCGGCTGGAACGGAGACTACCGCCGCGAGGTGGGTGGACTCGGCGGCCGGCCGGTCTCCAATGATCCGGCGACGCGGCTGTTCCTGGGCGGTGGTGGTGGCGCGGGCGATGGCAACAACCTCGCCTCGGGCCCGGGTGGCAACGGCGGCGGTATCGTGTGGGTGGTGGCCGATGTGGTGACGGGCTCGGGCACCATCACCTCCAACGGGCAGAATGGCGGCAACACGACGCTCGCGCCCTACAATGACTCGGCCGGAGGCGCCGGCGCGGGTGGCACGGTGGTGGTGGCGGCCCGGGCGCTCTCGGGCGTGAGCCTCTTCGCCCAGGGCGGCAAGGGCGGTGACCAGCTCATCGAGGTCACCGAGGCGGAAGGCCCCGGTGGCGGCGGTGGCGGTGGCTACATCGCCATCTCGGGCGGCACGGTGCCGCGCGATGTGTCCGGTGGCGTCAGCGGTACCACGCGGTCGCCGGCCCTGGCGGAGTTCCCCGTCAACGGCGCCACGTACGGCGCCACGGGCCAGCTGGGCGCGGCCGTCGCGGCGCTGCCGCTGTGCCTGCCCTCGGACCTGGCCATCACGGTGACGGACGGGCAGACGAGCGTGGAGCAGGGCCAGCCCCTCACCTACACCCTCACCGTCACCAACAACGGCCCCAACGCCGTGTCTGGCGCGGCGGTGTCGGACACCTTCCCCTCGGCGCTGACGGGCGTGAGCTGGACGTGCGCGCCCGCGGCGGCGTGCTCGGCGCCCAGCGGCACCGGCAACATCCAGGATGTGCTCGTGTCGCTGCCGAGCGGCGGCTCGGCGGTCTTCACGGTGACGGGCACGGTCAGCCCCACGGCGACCGGTACGCTGACGAACACCGCCACGGTGACCTCCCCGGCGAGCAACGTGGACCCCGTCCCCGCGAACAACAGCGCCACGGACACCACCACCATCACCGCGGCGTCGAGCGCGGACCTGCAGGTGTCCATCGGGGACTCCCCGGACCCGGTCGTCGCGGGCGGGCCGCTCACCTATACGGTGAACGTCACCAACAACGGGCCGAACCCGGCCTCCACGGTGACGGCGACGGTGAACCTGCCCCCGGGCGCGGTGTTCGTGGGCGCCACGGGCACGGGCTGGACGTGCAGCGAGGCCGGCGGTGTGGTGACGTGCACGCGGCCCTCGCTGGGCACGGGCGCGGCGCCCCCCATCACGGTGAATGTGACGGCCCCCACCACCCCGGGCTCCATCACGGCCACTTCGACGGTGAGCACCACCACCCCGGATCCCGTGGCGGGCAACAACTCCGCCTCGCAGAGCACCACGGTGACGGCGGCCAACACCCCGCCCGTGGCGAATGACGACACCCTGACGGTGGTGCGGGGCAGCGGCGCCACCGTGGTGCCGGTGCTGGCCAACGACACGGACGCGGACCCCGGCACGGTGCTCACCGTGACGGCGGTGACGCAGCCTCCCAATGGCACGGTGACGCTGGTGGGCGGCGTGGTGAGCTACACCCCGGCCCCGGGCTTCACGGGCACCGACACCTTCACGTACACCATCTCCGATGGCAACGGCGGCACCGATACGGCCACCGTCACCGTCACCGTCAACCCGCCGGCGAACAACCCGCCCGTGGCGAACGATGACTCCCTGTCCGTGGGCGCCAACAGCGGCGGCACCGTGGTGAACGTGCTGGCCAACGACACGGATCCCGAGGGCTCTCCGCTCACGGTGACGGCGGTGACGCAGCCTCCCAATGGCACGGTGACGCTGGTGGGCGGCGTGGTGACCTACACGCCCAACCCTGGCTTCTCCGGCACCGACACCTTCACGTACACGGTCTCCGACGGCAACGGCGGCACCGACACGGCCACCGTCACCGTCACCGTGGCCCCTCCGGGCAACGTGCCCCCCACGGCGGTGGATGACAGCATCTCGGTGCCCGGCAGCAGCGGCGGCACCGTGGTGCCCGTCCTGGCCAACGACACGGATCCCGACACGGGCAACACGCTGACCGTGACGGCGGTGACGCAGCCGCCCAACGGCACGGTGACGCTGGTGGGCGGCGTGGTGACCTACACGCCCAACCCCGGCTTCGTCGGCACCGACACCTTCACGTACACCATCTCCGATGGCCAGGGCGGCACCGACACGGCCACCGTCACCGTCACCGTCGGCAACAACCCGCCCGTCGCGAATGACGATGCCGTGACGGTGGGCGCGGGCAGCACGGGCACGGTGGTGGACGTGCTGGGCAACGACACGACCGCGCCGGACACGGGCGAGACGCTCACGGTGACGGCGGTGACGCAGCCTGCCAACGGCACGGTGACGCTGGTCAACGGCGTGGTGACCTACACGCCGAACCCTGGCTTCACGGGCACCGACACGTTCACCTATACGGTGACCGACAGCCACGGCGGCACCGATACGGCCACCGTCACCGTCACCGTCGCCAACACGCCGCCCGTCGCGACTGACGATGCTGTCACGGTGGGTGTGAACAGCGGCGGCACGGTGGTGGACGTGCTGGCCAACGACTCGGATCCCGACGGCTCGCCGCTCACGGTGACGGCGGTGACGCAGCCTGCCAACGGCACGGTGACGCTGGTCAACGGCGTGGTGACCTACACGCCGAACCCTGGCTTCACGGGCACCGATACGTTCACGTACACGGTCTCCGATGGCAACGGCGGCTTCGACACGGCCACCGTGACCGTCACCGTCGCCAACACGCCGCCCGTCGCGAACGATGATGCCGTGACGGTGGTGGTGGACAGCGGCCCGGTCACGGTGCCCGTCCTGGCCAATGACACGGATGCGGATCCCGGCACGGTGCTCACCGTGACGGAGTACACCCAGCCTGCCAACGGCACGGTGACCATCGTGGACGGGGTGGCGACCTACACGCCGAACCCGGGCTTCATCGGCACCGACACCTTCACGTACACGGTGTCCGACGGCAACGGCGGCTTCGACACGGCCACCGTCACCGTCACGGTTGCCCCGCCCAACAGCCCGCCCGTGGGCAACGACGACACCTTCGAGGTGTACCCCGGCAGCGGCCCGACGGAGCTGCCCGTGCTGGACAACGACTCCAGCGGTCCGGACGAGGGCGAGACGCTCACCGTGATCGAAGTCACCCAGCCCGAGAACGGCACGGTGACGCTCGAGAACGGCGTGGTCCGCTACCAGCCCAAGCCGGGCTTCATGGGCACCGACACCTTCACCTACACGGTGTCGGACGGCAACGGCGGCACGGACGTCGTCACGGTGACGGTGAACGTGGGCTTCGGGGATGACATCCGCGTGGTGGGCCGTGGCTGCGCCTCCTCCGGCACCGGCACCCTCGTTCCGCTGGCCCTCCTGCTGCTCGCCCTGCCGCTGCTGCGCCGCCGGTCCTTTCGGGGGCTGGTGGGCATGGGCGGACTCCTGAGCGTGCTCGCCGCCGTGTTCATCCCGGCGCCCGCCATGGCCCAGGACTCCCAGGGCATCGACGTGCAGCAGTACAAGCCGGGCCCGGGCTCCAAGGACGTGCTGGGCCTGCACAGCGCCCAGATCGCCCCGCACCTGGGCTGGAACCTGGGGCTGTCCATCAACTACGCCCGCAACCCGCTCAACTTCCTCCGGCCGAGCACGGACGAGTTCATCTACAACCTCGTGCGTCACCAGTACACGCTCGACCTGATGGGCTCCATCTCGCTGTTCGACCGGCTGGAGCTGGGCGTGGCGGTGCCCCTGACGCTTCAGAAGGAGCAGTCCTCGGACTCCTTCTCCCCTTTATTGGGTGAAGCCATCGACACCACGGGCCTGGGCGACCTGCGCCTGGTCCCCAAGCTGCGCCTGCTGTCCACCGACGGCGGGCTGCACCTGGCCGTCGTGGTGCCGGTGATTCTTCCGACCTCGGGTGGCAACGAGTTCCGGGGCCGGGGCGCCGTGGCCGCCTTTCCGCGCCTCGTGGGGGAGTGGTCCAGCGACGAGGGCACGCGCATCATCGCCAACGCGGGCGTCAACCTTCAGTCCCGCGAGACGTTTCGCAACCTGAGCGTGGGCAACGAGTTCGCCTACGGGGCGGGCGTGGAGGTGCCCTTTCACATCAGCGACCACAAGCTCGCCGCCGAGGCCACGATCGCCGGCGCCCTGGGCCTGAAGGACGCGGACACGGAGGAGCGCCCGCTGGAGGTGCTCGGTGCGCTGAAGTACTTCTTCTCCGAGCAGCTGACGGCCCACGTGGGCGCGGGCCCGGGCCTCACCCGCGGCTACGGCACGCCCGGCTTTCGCATCCTCGCGGGGGTGAACTGGACCGCGAAGCCCCCCGAGAAGCCCGTGCAGGTGGACTCGGATGGGGACGGCCTGATGGACCACGAGGACCGTTGCCCGAACGAGCCCGAGGACAAGGATGGCTTCCAGGATGAGGACGGCTGCCCGGATCCGGACAACGACCAGGACACCATCCCGGATGTCGCCGACAAGTGCCCGAATGAGCCGGAGACGGTGAACGGCTTCGAGGACGTGGACGGCTGCCCGGACGAGGTGCCCCCGCCGGCGGACTCGGATGGCGATGGCCTGACGGATGACAAGGACCGCTGCCCGAATGCGCCCGAGGACAAGGACGGCTTCCAGGACGAGGATGGCTGCCCGGATCCGGACAACGACAAGGACGGCATCCCGGACACCGCCGACAAGTGCATCAACGAGCCCGAGGTCATCAACGGCGTGAACGACGAGGATGGGTGCCCGGACGAGGGCAAGGTGAACGTCCGCGTGGAGGGCAAGAAGTTCTTCATCCTCCAGAAGGTCCACTTCGCCACGAACAAGGACGTCATCCTGGAGCGCTCCTTCAGCCTGCTGAAGCAGGTGGCCGCGGTGCTGCGCGCCAATCCCCAGCTGACCAAGGTTCGCGTGGAAGGCCACACGGACAGCCAGGGCTCGGATGCGTTCAACATGGACCTGTCCGACCGCCGCGCGAAGAGCGTGCGCAAGTACCTCATCGAGAAGGAGAACATCGCCGCGGAACGGCTGGAGGCGGTGGGCTACGGCGAGACGCAGCCGGTGGACACCAACGCGACGGCCGCGGGCCGTGAGAACAACCGCCGCGTGATCTTCACCATCCTGGAGCAGTCGGGCGAGTAG